Below is a genomic region from Xanthocytophaga agilis.
TAGTAAGATTGTTTTCATTTTATTGACAAAGCACTATCTACCCAAAATACGCTTAATACTTGTTTTCCAGTAACTTGATTTTATTTTGTACCTGTTGGAATCGTTCCCTGTCGTTCAGGTAATGATAAATACCGCTCAACGCCTTTAGTGAATTAATATTTTGCGGAGATAGTTGCGATGCTTTTTCGATATACGGCTTTGATTCAACAATAAGAGAAGAGATTACTTCAATGCGTTGGTTGAACTGGGTAATTGTTTCCTGGTATACGTCTGGCTTATTAATCAAATCTACAGCATGATTATAAAAGGCAATTCCCATGTTATAATTTGCCAGGAAGTTATTGGGTTCTTTGACTAGGATCTTTTTATAGATGGCCAATCTTTTCTGGAAATATGCTTCTTCTTTTGTAGTGTCTTTTTTTGCTATAGTTTCATAGACACTTCCTGCTACCATCATGGCATCTGTATCACTGGGATTGGTTTTTAGATAATCTTCAATGAGTTTCTCTGCTTTAGCATATTCCTTTAGTTGAAGATAAAAGTTTATTTCACTTGTCCGGAGATTTGAATCATCTGGGAACAGCTTTCTGCCAGTAGTAATTGTTTCTACAGCTTTTACTTTATTATTTGCTGTAAGATAGATCTGAGATAAATCGTCATAGAGCAAAGGACTTTTATATCCTTTTTGTAAAGCTTGCTCATAATATTGCTGTGCTTCTGCCTTTTTATTGAGAGAGAAAGAAATAAAGCCTGCATGATAGAGTGCCTCTGCATAAAATTCATCTGGCTTAGTTTTCGCTCTGTACTCAATAAAGAGCTTCAGATTTTTTAATGCTTTTTCAAATTGCTTGGCATTTAACAAGTCAATACCCTCATTATAGTAAGTACCATAAAGATATTCAAGCGCTGTTTCGGATGAACCTGTATAGGTTTTTTTTGTGTCTAGCGTAATGCTTTTACTTAGGGATTGAACGGCTATTTCCCGATTGTCTCCAACCGCAGGATTTTGTTTGTATAGTTCTTTATATACAAAGCCTTTCAGATACCAGGTTCGTGGATCGTTTTTGGTTGCCTCATTTTGAGAGGCAAGCTCAATGGTTTCTTTAGCCGACTGAAAATTATTTTGTTTGAGGTACTCTGCTGTTTTATCCAGAAGGGTTGTTTGGCCAAACCCTTTGTAAAAAAGCAAAATGAATAAAAAAATGAGACAAAAACTTTTACGGAAGAACATTTGGCTTATACAGTTGAGACAAACCTGTTTAAAATTTCATGTTCTTACAAAGAACGTAGGTTCTCTTATTCAATGTGCTACATAAAAGGCCAATTCTTTACAACGTAAGTTTTTTATTTGTAATGTAATTCTCTAACACACAGATATATATATGAGTCTGCTATAAAAGAAAAGACCTGCTTTGTAAGCAGGCCTTTTTAATAAACTTTATTATGGTCTGTTATTAGGCAACTTCTTCGTGTTTATACTTTCATTTGGAATTGTATACGCAGTTACAATTGTTGCTACTACCAGTACCCCAATAATAATAAGCCAAATCATAATTGTTGTATGTTAAAGTTTAATACGAAACAGATTGATTTAATTCCCAAAAGTAGTAAAAAGCCAGTCTGTAGTATAATTGCTTGCCACAATTATTTTGCAGCAAGGAGCAAATCTGCAATAAGACGTGTTGTTTCTTTCAAATAATCATCTTTTTTCAGATTATATAACTTCTTTTTAGGCTCCTCACTATTAGTAGAAGCAGCTTCTGTATCTACCGGATTATCCTGAACATCTTCTTCCGCTGCTGCCAGCATTTTGTTTTTCTTTTCTGCTTCTTCTCTTTCCTTACGACGTTTTGCTTCCTGCAAAGATACCTTTGTATTGGAACGTGCTTTCTGTGCGTCGTTAATTTGCTGTTGTAGCTCTTTCAGATCTGCATCAGATTGCAGTCGTTTCTCATAATTTTTCTCAAGTACAGATACTAGTTTCTCTGAAATATTGTTTACAGGCTTAAAGTTAGAAGCAGGAATCTGATCCCATGGCAATGCATGTGGTTGTGAACTTTCACCAAACTCTGCTGCACTAAATACAGATGGAAGTTGTACATCCGGTGTAACACCTTTTAATTGGGTGCTGTTTCCTGTTACACGATAGAACTTAGCAATTGTCAAATTCACCTGACCCAGTTTGTCTGTACCCTGCATGTATCTGTTTAGGTCCAGCTGGCTTTGTACCGTTCCTTTGCCGTAAGACTGTTCTCCTACAATTACGCCTCTTTTGTAATCCTGAATAGCTCCTGCAAAAATCTCAGAAGCAGAGGCACTAAAACGATTAATTAAAACAGCCAATGGACCTGTATAAGCCTGAGACTTGTCATTGTCCTTCAATACATCTATTGATCCATTGCTGTTACGTACCTGTACTACAGGACCATCCGGAATGAATAAACCTGTCAGATCAATGGCTTCAGATAGTAGTCCACCACCATTGTTACGAAGATCAAGCACAAGGGCATCCATCTTTTGATTTTGTAACTCTCCAATAATACGTTTTACATCATTGGTAGTGCTTTTGTAATTGGTTTCACCTTTCTGACGGTCTTCATAGTTTGCATAAAAGGCCGGAATTTGAATCACACCTAAGCGAAAAGGCTTTCCATTATGTGTAATTGGCACAATTTCACCTTTAGCAGAAGACTCTTCCAGCTTAATTTTATCCCTTACCAGACGTAATTCACGAGGAGGGGCTGTTACATCAGCATTGGAAGATAATAGTTGCAGACGTACAATAGTACCTTTTGCTCCTCTGATGAGTTTTACTACCTCATCTACTCTCCAGCCAATCACATCAACCATTTTCCCATCATCACCTTGTGCTACTGCCACAATCCGATCACCTTTCTGTACTTGTTTGCTTTTAAATGCAGGCCCACCAGGAATAACTTCAGTCACTGTTGTATAATCATTTTGCTCTCTCAGTTGAGCTCCGATCCCTTCCAGAGAGCGAGTCATATCTATTTTAAAATTAGCCGAGCGTGCTGGAGATAAATAGCTGGTATGTGGATCGATGTTTTCTGCAAATGCATTCATATAAGCTTCGAACACATCTTCACTTGTTGTTTGCGAAATAATTTTATCTATATTTTTATAACGCTCACCTACTACTTTCGAAATTTCATCCCACTTCTTATTGTTAAGTTTTAGACGTAAGGCTTGTTCTTTAATATTCTTACGCCAGAGGTCGTTTAACTCATCTGTATTTTTGGGCCAGGAAGCCTTTTCCCG
It encodes:
- a CDS encoding carboxy terminal-processing peptidase, giving the protein MIVKKSLLVLLPLLVGANFIYTQTFDNQPKTDLTPTSDQSKVSVLIAQILSQGHYQKTTLNDSLSSQLLDNYLKNLDYNRMYFLASDVQSFEKYRYQLDNDLKDGNLAAAYEIYQIYKNRALERDTYVAKILEKEMDFTVDEYYETNREKASWPKNTDELNDLWRKNIKEQALRLKLNNKKWDEISKVVGERYKNIDKIISQTTSEDVFEAYMNAFAENIDPHTSYLSPARSANFKIDMTRSLEGIGAQLREQNDYTTVTEVIPGGPAFKSKQVQKGDRIVAVAQGDDGKMVDVIGWRVDEVVKLIRGAKGTIVRLQLLSSNADVTAPPRELRLVRDKIKLEESSAKGEIVPITHNGKPFRLGVIQIPAFYANYEDRQKGETNYKSTTNDVKRIIGELQNQKMDALVLDLRNNGGGLLSEAIDLTGLFIPDGPVVQVRNSNGSIDVLKDNDKSQAYTGPLAVLINRFSASASEIFAGAIQDYKRGVIVGEQSYGKGTVQSQLDLNRYMQGTDKLGQVNLTIAKFYRVTGNSTQLKGVTPDVQLPSVFSAAEFGESSQPHALPWDQIPASNFKPVNNISEKLVSVLEKNYEKRLQSDADLKELQQQINDAQKARSNTKVSLQEAKRRKEREEAEKKNKMLAAAEEDVQDNPVDTEAASTNSEEPKKKLYNLKKDDYLKETTRLIADLLLAAK
- a CDS encoding tetratricopeptide repeat protein, encoding MLFYKGFGQTTLLDKTAEYLKQNNFQSAKETIELASQNEATKNDPRTWYLKGFVYKELYKQNPAVGDNREIAVQSLSKSITLDTKKTYTGSSETALEYLYGTYYNEGIDLLNAKQFEKALKNLKLFIEYRAKTKPDEFYAEALYHAGFISFSLNKKAEAQQYYEQALQKGYKSPLLYDDLSQIYLTANNKVKAVETITTGRKLFPDDSNLRTSEINFYLQLKEYAKAEKLIEDYLKTNPSDTDAMMVAGSVYETIAKKDTTKEEAYFQKRLAIYKKILVKEPNNFLANYNMGIAFYNHAVDLINKPDVYQETITQFNQRIEVISSLIVESKPYIEKASQLSPQNINSLKALSGIYHYLNDRERFQQVQNKIKLLENKY